Proteins encoded by one window of Teretinema zuelzerae:
- a CDS encoding ArdC-like ssDNA-binding domain-containing protein: MSIRERQITDELFYKKFERTYQNLTLTGKAPWLKEGKIERDIAYNPTSGVIFKGVNALMLEMSAAEQGFKESRWLSESEVNNLKLRVRPGMEPTPIAYVNRYAHATDVHPSTGKAFDEKHPKQKYYYMYNIEQLKEYSLIRESGLTLDRALVQEKIKTVVENTKTNRFPEILDKVSSSAEQKITDEKARLIAQELSRYRMTQEFKGNFIPQAPLLAMKDASIKTHGATLLTTLYHAEVAKDRFISRGMNLENDKVRTVARTRQQEHQQGLSL; the protein is encoded by the coding sequence ATGAGTATCAGAGAACGGCAGATCACTGACGAACTGTTCTATAAAAAATTTGAACGAACTTATCAAAATCTTACATTAACCGGAAAAGCACCATGGCTCAAAGAAGGAAAGATTGAACGTGATATAGCGTACAATCCAACTTCCGGAGTTATATTTAAAGGCGTTAATGCACTCATGCTCGAAATGAGTGCTGCTGAGCAAGGCTTCAAAGAATCCAGATGGTTATCAGAAAGCGAAGTCAATAATCTGAAATTACGTGTTCGCCCAGGAATGGAACCAACACCCATTGCCTATGTAAACCGTTACGCTCATGCAACTGATGTACATCCTTCAACTGGAAAAGCATTCGACGAAAAACATCCGAAACAGAAATACTACTACATGTACAATATTGAACAACTGAAAGAGTATTCTTTAATACGAGAATCAGGCTTAACACTTGATCGAGCACTGGTTCAAGAAAAGATTAAAACAGTTGTAGAGAATACCAAGACAAATCGGTTTCCCGAAATACTTGATAAGGTAAGTAGTAGTGCAGAACAGAAGATAACGGATGAAAAAGCACGGCTTATCGCTCAAGAACTTTCACGTTATCGTATGACTCAAGAATTCAAAGGAAATTTTATTCCACAGGCTCCACTACTTGCCATGAAGGATGCTTCAATTAAAACACACGGAGCTACACTTCTTACAACCTTATATCACGCAGAAGTTGCAAAAGATCGTTTTATCTCCCGAGGTATGAATCTTGAAAATGATAAAGTGCGAACAGTCGCACGAACTAGACAACAAGAACATCAACAAGGGCTTTCACTGTAA